The proteins below come from a single Halomonas binhaiensis genomic window:
- the motB gene encoding flagellar motor protein MotB produces MSAPGKSRPIIIRRKKIVHAHHGGSWKIALADFMTALMALFLVMWILSSSSPETREAIADYFSTPLITALSNGDSQAISSQVIPGGGPDPTSIEGEKARLNPRMQHRPSEQQRRAFRELQRRIEQALLKNPDLKDLRKQLRFDITQEGLRIQLLDNAKRPMFELGSDDVAPYLRELLRAMAPLLNDQPNAISISGHTDSLAYLNGRMGYSNWELSAARANASRRALVANGLDADKLLRVAGLADQVAMPGTTVDNPINRRIELVVLFPSVAESIRHPGTLDLPASQQTQAKDHMLAGPVTPPSRSTNTP; encoded by the coding sequence ATGAGTGCACCAGGCAAGTCTCGCCCCATCATCATCCGTCGCAAGAAGATCGTGCACGCGCATCATGGCGGTAGCTGGAAGATTGCCCTGGCTGATTTCATGACCGCTCTGATGGCTCTGTTTCTGGTGATGTGGATCCTTTCATCATCCAGCCCCGAGACCCGCGAGGCCATTGCTGACTACTTCAGCACACCCTTGATCACCGCACTTTCCAACGGCGACAGCCAGGCTATCAGCTCTCAGGTCATTCCCGGAGGAGGCCCCGACCCGACCTCCATCGAGGGAGAGAAGGCTCGCCTCAATCCTCGTATGCAGCATCGGCCAAGCGAGCAACAACGACGGGCCTTTCGTGAACTGCAGCGGCGTATTGAACAGGCACTGCTGAAGAATCCTGACTTGAAGGATTTACGCAAGCAGCTGCGCTTCGATATCACCCAGGAAGGGCTGCGCATTCAATTGCTCGACAACGCCAAGCGTCCCATGTTCGAGCTTGGAAGCGATGATGTTGCGCCCTATCTGCGTGAGCTACTGCGGGCCATGGCACCTCTGCTCAATGACCAGCCCAATGCCATCAGCATCAGTGGCCACACCGATAGCCTGGCCTATTTGAATGGACGCATGGGCTACAGCAACTGGGAACTCTCGGCTGCACGGGCCAATGCATCCCGGCGAGCACTCGTGGCCAACGGCCTTGATGCCGACAAACTGCTACGAGTGGCAGGACTGGCCGATCAGGTCGCAATGCCGGGCACCACAGTAGACAACCCCATCAATCGACGTATCGAGCTGGTCGTACTGTTCCCGAGTGTAGCGGAATCGATCCGCCACCCAGGCACTCTGGATCTGCCTGCATCACAGCAGACCCAGGCCAAGGACCACATGCTTGCCGGCCCGGTCACGCCGCCTTCCCGCTCCACGAACACTCCTTGA
- the motA gene encoding flagellar motor stator protein MotA: MLIPIGFVIVLASVFGGYVLSGGSLGPLFQPLELLMIGGAGAGAFVASNHGKALKSTFRIFSRLRRSNSYNKAMYMELMALQYRLLSKARKDGMLSIERDIDDPSSSPLFNDYPKVLADPMIMNFLTDYLRLMVTGNMDPMEIDELMLHEIEMFEQEAHMPADAINKVADAMPAFGIVAAVMGVVKALSSATADPSEMGEMIAHALVGTFLGILLGYGFISPLASRIERQTNEALKVLQCLRVTLLASLHGYPPQLAVEFGRKALHSSERPSFSELESHVRDAKSQGGGS; the protein is encoded by the coding sequence GTGCTGATACCTATTGGATTTGTGATTGTTCTAGCGTCGGTATTCGGCGGTTATGTACTTTCGGGCGGCAGCCTGGGGCCTCTCTTTCAACCGCTGGAGCTACTGATGATCGGTGGTGCTGGCGCAGGTGCTTTCGTCGCCTCCAATCATGGCAAGGCACTCAAGTCCACCTTCCGCATCTTCTCCCGGTTACGCCGCTCCAATAGCTACAACAAGGCCATGTACATGGAACTGATGGCCCTTCAGTACCGCCTGCTTTCCAAAGCCCGCAAGGATGGAATGCTCAGTATTGAACGCGACATTGACGACCCTTCCTCCAGCCCTCTGTTCAATGACTACCCCAAGGTGCTTGCCGATCCCATGATCATGAATTTCCTCACCGATTATCTGCGTCTGATGGTGACGGGAAACATGGATCCCATGGAGATCGATGAGCTGATGCTGCACGAAATCGAGATGTTCGAACAGGAAGCCCACATGCCCGCCGATGCCATCAACAAGGTGGCGGATGCCATGCCGGCTTTCGGCATCGTGGCTGCCGTCATGGGAGTGGTGAAGGCGCTTAGCTCGGCAACAGCCGATCCAAGCGAAATGGGGGAAATGATTGCCCATGCTCTGGTCGGTACTTTTCTCGGCATCTTGCTGGGTTACGGCTTCATCAGCCCACTGGCATCACGTATCGAACGACAGACCAATGAGGCCCTGAAGGTCCTGCAGTGCCTACGCGTCACCCTGTTGGCCAGCCTGCACGGCTACCCTCCGCAGTTGGCGGTAGAGTTTGGCCGCAAGGCCTTGCATAGCAGCGAGCGCCCCAGTTTCAGCGAACTGGAAAGCCATGTTCGTGACGCCAAATCCCAAGGGGGAGGCTCATGA
- the flhC gene encoding flagellar transcriptional regulator FlhC → MVSTKSLVDEMRQVQLAIDLIMLGARLQVLETETDLSRARLIRLFKEVRGKSPPKGMLPFSTDWFITWLPNIHSSLFYAYYQRLRIQGCVRMEAFVKGYRLYAEQVAAGDEEAEPVLGLTRAWTLIRFFENDLLQLSSCTRCRGRFVAHAHTPAHGYVCGICQPPSRAGKTRQRREAEAKRA, encoded by the coding sequence ATGGTATCCACCAAGAGTCTTGTCGATGAGATGCGCCAGGTTCAATTGGCCATCGACCTGATCATGCTGGGTGCCCGACTCCAGGTACTGGAAACCGAGACAGACCTGAGCCGCGCCCGGTTGATCCGCCTGTTCAAGGAGGTTCGGGGCAAATCCCCCCCCAAGGGCATGCTGCCATTCTCCACTGACTGGTTCATTACCTGGTTACCCAATATTCATTCATCGCTGTTCTATGCCTACTATCAGCGACTGAGAATACAGGGTTGCGTGCGTATGGAAGCCTTTGTCAAAGGTTACCGATTATACGCCGAGCAAGTCGCCGCAGGAGATGAGGAAGCGGAGCCTGTACTGGGACTTACACGAGCATGGACCCTGATTCGCTTCTTCGAGAACGACCTGTTGCAACTCTCCAGCTGTACCCGCTGCCGAGGCCGTTTTGTTGCTCATGCACATACACCGGCCCATGGTTATGTGTGTGGCATCTGTCAGCCACCATCCCGGGCTGGGAAGACTCGGCAACGCCGAGAAGCTGAAGCCAAGCGGGCCTGA
- a CDS encoding flagellar transcriptional regulator FlhD — MSSTTLINEIQELNLAYLLLAQRLLAEDRDTAMLRLNIDPQQASLLANLNARQLTRLSRTTQLLCHLGVGSAEQLRQITDNPREQGLSHIHSSLLMATPSATPMS, encoded by the coding sequence TCAACGAGATTCAAGAACTGAATCTCGCCTACCTTCTTCTCGCTCAGCGGCTATTGGCAGAAGATCGAGACACGGCCATGCTCCGTTTGAACATCGATCCACAGCAAGCCAGCCTGTTGGCCAACCTGAATGCTCGTCAGCTCACTCGACTATCCCGTACCACCCAGCTGTTATGCCACCTGGGAGTCGGTTCAGCGGAACAGCTTCGCCAGATCACCGACAACCCACGGGAACAGGGACTCAGTCATATTCACTCATCGCTATTGATGGCAACCCCTAGCGCCACTCCAATGTCTTAG